The proteins below come from a single Biomphalaria glabrata chromosome 10, xgBioGlab47.1, whole genome shotgun sequence genomic window:
- the LOC106076349 gene encoding DDB1- and CUL4-associated factor 7 yields MAMPPPVPPGKRKEIYKYEAPWTVYSMNWSVRPDKRFRLALGSFVEEYNNKVQIVSLDEETSDFTAKSTFDHPYPTTKIMWIPDSKGVFPDLLATSGDYLRVWRVGDSETRLECLLNNNKNSDFCAPLTSFDWNEVDANLLGTSSIDTTCTIWGLETGQIVGRVNVVSGHVKTQLIAHDKEVYDIAFSRAGGGRDMFASVGADGSVRMFDLRHLEHSTIIYEDQQHVPLLRLAWNKQDPNYLATMALDALEVIILDVRVPCTPVARLANHRACVNGIGWAPHSSCHICTAGDDHQALIWDIQQMPRAIEDPILAYTAGGEINQIQWSSTQPDWISICYNNCMEILRV; encoded by the exons ATGGCAATGCCTCCTCCTGTACCCCCTGGGAAACGCAAAGAAATTTACAAATATGAGGCACCATGGACAGTGTATAGTATGAACTGGAGTGTGCGCCCTGATAAGCGGTTTCGTTTAGCTCTTGGAAGCTTTGTTGaggaatataataataag gtGCAAATAGTCAGTTTGGATGAGGAAACATCAGATTTCACAGCAAAAAGCACATTTGATCACCCATACCCAACCACAAAAATAATGTGGATACCTGATTCt aaaggaGTGTTTCCTGATTTACTTGCTACATCTGGTGATTATTTAAGAGTCTGGAGGGTTGGTGATTCAGAAACTCGCCTCGAATGTCTTCTAAATAAC aataaaAACTCTGACTTCTGTGCCCCGCTGACATCATTTGATTGGAATGAAGTTGATGCTAATCTCCTTGGCACCTCCAGCATAGATACAACATGTACTATATGGGGTTTAGAG ACTGGACAGATAGTTGGTAGAGTCAACGTAGTGTCTGGTCATGTCAAAACTCAGCTTATTGCACATGATAAGGAAGTCTATGACATTGCTTTTAGTCGAGCTGGTGGAGGGAGAGACATGTTTGCTAGTGTTG GAGCTGATGGTTCAGTCAGAATGTTTGACCTGCGTCACCTAGAACATTCCACAATCATTTATGAAGATCAGCAGCATGTGCCATTGTTGAGGCTGGCTTGGAACAAACAGGATCCTAATTATCTGGCCACTATGGCCCTAGATGCTCTTGAG GTTATAATCTTAGATGTCAGAGTACCTTGCACACCAGTAGCAAGATTGGCTAATCACAGAGCTTGTGTCAATGGGATAGGGTGGGCACCTCATTCAAGCTGTCATATTTGCACAGCag GGGATGATCATCAGGCATTAATATGGGACATTCAACAGATGCCTCGAGCTATTGAAGATCCTATCTTAGCCTACACAGCAGGGGGAGAAATCAATCAGATACAATGGTCATCTACCCAGCCCGACTGGATCAGTATTTGCTATAATAATTGCATGGAGATATTGAGAGTGTGA